Within Vicia villosa cultivar HV-30 ecotype Madison, WI linkage group LG1, Vvil1.0, whole genome shotgun sequence, the genomic segment TGTTCAGTTTAAGTTCAAATTCGCGTTGAGTTTTAACTTTTAACGTCATTTTTGTTGATCCAAACACGGCTTAGAGTCTAAGAAGTGAAACAAACAAAGTTTTGTAACTATATGGAATTAGAATCCCAGAATGTAATTTTCTGTAGATTTGTGATCTCTTACATTTTTAACATTCTCGTGATTATTATAAGCAGTGAAATCTGAAATTGCGCAAGTGGTTGgagatacgaagaagatgaataaGTCTAAGGTTGAGATATGCTCGACGATACTGGAAAACCAGAAAAAGCTTGCTGCCTTGGAGTCTGATTCATCCAGACTTACGCAGGTAAATAGGATTGTGTCCATTGATAGATCTTGTTAAAGTTATTTCCATTTGCAATGTGAAACTGAAAGGATGATGAATCTAACTTTTTATGACTGAACttggtttttgttttttctgttgTAAATTGTAATCAATGGTCCTTTCTAGTAGAATGCATGGTATATTTGGTTTCATCAGTTATTGTTTTGGCATTTAGGaaaatataaacagtttatatcaAATGCATGGTAATGAATTGATgaaatagaaaaggaaaaaaatagcTAGGAGAGAAAAAATTGATGCCTTGTTATGCATTCCTGATGTTATTTTGCGaatttctatttttcttcttaCTTTGCGAAAGTTCATTatgaacttaatttttttaaaccaatGTCGATTAACGTTGCAGGAATATTTTATAGCATGTTAGATTATATGGCTAGATTCATTGTCTAAATCCTTTTATAACTTCTGATTTTAACTATAGGTTTAATTCTATCAGCTTCAAAGGGAAAAAAAGGATGGATAGTAGGAAAAACCTGCAATTCTGCTATACACTTCTGATGCTGGAGAAAGTTGGGAAAGGATACCACTTAGTGCCGAGCTTTTGGGTGATATGGTATACGCGCATCAAACTTGCTTTCAGATTCATAAATCTAAACATAAATCACGTATATTGGTCTGATATAGATATTGGAAGAGTTTTTGTTTTCtgtaaatttttttctttgtatgcGGTTTTAGAGAATCTACATTCTGATTTTGGGATTTCTTGTATGCATTTTTGCTGATTATGATTGGTTCTATACAGAAATGATTGTGAAAATTGAAATGATCTGAAGAGTGGTGCAGTGTTACCTTAAATAGATGAAAATGAGGTCTGACACTCTTCTTGACTATGCCGTGTTGCAATTGTTTCCGAAGCGTTCAAGGTATGTATATGATTCGTTGGATTTTCGGATTATGTTTCATTGTTTTTCTGCTAGTTAGTGTTTAAGATCATGTTTTGTTGTTTCTCTTTATATTAAATTGGCAGATGTGAGTTGCTTGTTTCGAGTGATGGAATCACGGAAAAATTAGCATCAAGATTAGTAAAACCATACTTGAACAATTTAAAGGTTGCAGAAGAGCAGTTTGCACTGTCTGTGCAGTCAATTAGATTAGATATTGATAGAGCAGTTTCTGCATATCACATGTCACTGATGTATTTCATATTTGACCCCGTCTATTATTGTTATCAGTCTCAACTAGCTGCTGCTAGGTTAAGACATGGATCTCAGGCTGTATTTACTAGAAACCGGTTCAGAATAAGACGAGATCATATTTTGGAAGATGCCTATAATCAAATGAGTCAGTTGTCAGAAGATGATCTCCGAGGACTGGTGACATTCTTTCCTAAGGCCTATCGTTATATTTATTAACCATTCTCTACTTTATGGTCTTCAATGGAACTTGTAAATCACCCTTTTAATATATCTTCAGATTCGTGTGACTTTTGTCAATGAGTTTGGAGTTGAAGAAGCTGGAATAGATGGAGGTGGAATATTCAAAGATTTCATGGAGAACATCACACGGGCTTCCTTTGATGTGCAGTATGGATTATTTAAGGTCATACAAATATTTGAAGATGTGTGCATTACTTTGAAAGACGAATAATAAAGAGAGTGCACCATTCATGTGCATTTGACCTACCTAATAGTATAAGCGTTAAGTTCATAGTGTGTTATTATTAGATAATAATAGGGAATCCTGTTCTATTTTATTCTACAACAATTGCTGGTATAAATAGGGAGATTGAAAAGGAATATTCTAGGAGAATATTTTAGAAATAGgagtattattataataaaaaggaCTAAATACAATATCAAATAAAGAAACTATACAGTTACTCCAACACCCCTCTAAAGTTGGTTCATAGATATTTATCATGCCCAACTTGCCTACAAAAATGTTCAAATGTAGGTCTAGCCAAACTTTTGGGATGTATGTAGTTTGTTGACTTTAAGTTACAAATGGTAGACATATGAGACCGACATCTAATTTCTCTTTTATAGTGACGGTCTATCTCAATGGGTCTGGTCATGTCATGTTGAATAGGATTATGAGCTATGCTAATGGTTGCCTTATTGGCCGAGTATAATCAGTGGAAGTTCAATCTTTACTTTCAGTTCTTTTAAAACTCTGTGGATCCACAGTCCTTCACAAATACGTTGCTTGCTACTAAACCTTTTTGGGTGCTCAATGTTCTTAAAAATTGCCTGTTATTGGGAAACTGGTCTCGACATTAGtatctccaaatatcaatatcgttATTCATCATTTTTATACATGTTATTACTTTCTTTTACCTAGAGATTTAGTTTGAAAACTGTGTTCTTTCAACTTTGATCTTCATCTGATACATCACATTGCTCCAGTGGCTTAACAACTGCCGTGGGTCAGAAAAATTAGGCTGTTTCTGGAAGAAATACTACAAAAGAGGTTTGTGAAAAGTGAACGTGCTTTAGTTCCACAATGGTTGAGAAGTAATGGAGGTGTTACTAGTTCAGCCCACCATTTTGCATCTTCATCTAATCACACTGGTAATTTCTATGcctgattattttttttatcgttTTATATATTCATCAATTCAGAATATTATGCATTTTTCTGATAGTAGAATTAGCATCTTATAATTATTACTTTTTttgttctttccttttcttttttccttttcttatttgtttaagaaatgtagaattttggattttgtttttagtttataTAAACTAAGTTATCTCTATGAGAAAGAGGAAACGATAATAAATTAATGGGTTTAACATTGTTGTGTAGATACTCATACTGTAGCTCACTCAAGGAATATGTCTTCTAAGACAACTAGTGATTTTGATAGTCCTCGTTCTGTGTTTCTTGAACGGGCATTTTCGTCATATTCTCGGAGGGGCACTATCAACGGCTCGGTATGGTTACTATTGATACATGTGGCTCTGGTAATAATTTCTTGTGTCTTGTTTTTTTGGATACAGAAAACAATTGCTTCTCCAAGACGTGGTATTTTGGTcatggatgaatccaatgctacatgtggaaagcggttggattcaattggactagagaacaccgaagctaaccgtcaagcatggcgtaaaattatttatgaagaaagtgttatgatttagttaaaatataatttttatgtgtatgattttataatatttgaaatattatgactgtacatgattttgtatactttttggttaatattaaaaataatttgacttagttaaaatatgatttttatgtgtatgattttatagtatttacaatattatgactgaaaataaaatataactaagTGGTGtctatgaaatagggtgtaaatagatataattgttcatttataaatggcgtatttacacccgatttttacttaaatagggggtaattaagaacatatttacacccgatttttattagaatagggtgtaattaaaacataattaagcccaattacatCCGATTTTTATTagaatagggtgtaattaaaacataattaagcccaattacacccgatttttattaaaatagggtgtaattaaaatgtaattaagcccaattagacccgatttttattaaaacagggtgtaattaaaacgtaattacgctcaattacacccgatttttattaaaacagagtgtaattaaaaacgtaattacgcccaattacacccgatttttattaaaacagggtgtaattaaaaacgtaattacgcccaattacacccgatttttattaaaacagggtgtaattaaaaacgtaattacgaccaattacacccgatttttgttaaaaataacgggtgtaaattcgttagacatttctcaccctgtggatatacacccgatttttattaaaaataatgggtgtaaatttaataaaaaacgggtgtaatttaacatttttgtactagtgaggGGTGTTCAAAACTAAACTAAtgcaatagaaaaccgcaaaactGAATCCAACCAATCTGAaatcgcaaaaaaccgcatttggttcagatgtgtttgagtcattttttaacaaatcgcgcggttcggttcggtttgcagtTTGTATTTGACAAACCAAACTAAACCGAACGAAACTGCATTAGGTTACAACTCCCAAACTTCACTTAACTTATATCTAACTCTAACTCTAACTCAAACCTATAATGCCTTAACCTTAcaattacgaacaattttctcttcctcacacttaaggtttcagtttaaATCTTGTCAAATCTCTCCTGGCGGTATTGcgtcttcttctcatcttcttttccaagtacatatcacttcttcttttctagtctttcatctcttaagttctttctttttcatcttattatttttattctaatgtTCTATTTTCCAATTATGTTTCTAATGTTCCTCTTCTATTTATCTCTCCTCTCTTAtgatctttctttttcatcttctctttttttctatttcattataatgtttttgatattgttttatactactgttttatgttttttattccacttttatttaatcttatttgtgtatattaaataaaaaattgttatccaaatatgataattttgttgttatttgataacgcataaatgactaaatacaaagttatgttgtcatctatatgtgtatgtatggctcaataaatttttgtaaaaaaacggAATCAACCGAACCAACCTAAACCGCattggtttgattcggttttatTTATAAAAGGCAACCGAACCGCACACTTTTTTTTTCTTGCGATACGGATGATTTTTTACGTCCAAATCACATCGATAACACCCCTAGTCCCGATCACTTAATGTCTTAGTTCCACAAACTTCTTTCTTCATGTAATAATCATccattcattatatatatatatatatatgagtaagTTTTTTTAGTTTATTCTAAATCATAacctttaaattgaatttaatctaatggttaatttgcatttttatttaattatccatTAAATTAGATTCAATTTAAAGGTTATGATTTGAAGTAAGTTAAAAAAACTTACTCTTAGAGTAAGTTGATCAACACTCATATAACTT encodes:
- the LOC131637149 gene encoding E3 ubiquitin-protein ligase UPL6-like isoform X2, translating into MKMRSDTLLDYAVLQLFPKRSRCELLVSSDGITEKLASRLVKPYLNNLKSQLAAARLRHGSQAVFTRNRFRIRRDHILEDAYNQMSQLSEDDLRGLIRVTFVNEFGVEEAGIDGGGIFKDFMENITRASFDVQYGLFKWLNNCRGSEKLGCFWKKYYKRGL
- the LOC131637149 gene encoding uncharacterized protein LOC131637149 isoform X1: MKMRSDTLLDYAVLQLFPKRSRCELLVSSDGITEKLASRLVKPYLNNLKVAEEQFALSVQSIRLDIDRAVSAYHMSLMYFIFDPVYYCYQSQLAAARLRHGSQAVFTRNRFRIRRDHILEDAYNQMSQLSEDDLRGLIRVTFVNEFGVEEAGIDGGGIFKDFMENITRASFDVQYGLFKWLNNCRGSEKLGCFWKKYYKRGL